The stretch of DNA TATGTTGCACGAATGTCTTCACTATCGTGTAAGGGTAAAAAAAACCCTATTCTGATGAAAATAATGAACTTAACTTTCCACAACACGAGTGTATGTGGGATCGTGTAAGTCCTCGTTGAAAAGTTCCATATGTTTGCGGTCCCTAATGTGACGACCCGCCATGTCACCATGCCACATAAGCACCATTTGGTATATATTAATACCATGTGGAAACTTACATAGGAAAAAAGCTAGTATTTGTGAGAAaattctagagaagtatggacatttcctttggaagatcctagatgcttatggatttgctaggaaagtacttgaaatcttctaggcttgtagagaattctagagaaagcccttatcttgtaaatattaaaaacttgtgtaacaattattatttacacactagcccctaggagactagtatataaagggggccattcatttgtaattcatcaagcaaacaattcaagttctctctaatacaaagcttcctttaataattctcttgtgttctttctaccattctcttagcgatcttgagtgtagtaaggctgacttggcatagcaagaacgtgagcaagttgtgcaagatcgtgagcgagttgtcaagtgctacacgtgtacttagttaactactaaggacgtgacaacgtagtatcagagcaaaggttgcAACTAAGGGAATAGCGAACGACGGAGAAATTAACACTGCCAACACCCAAGCCAACATCATCCAGGATGCTACTGGCATGAGAGGTCGTAACAAAAAGAGGAATGCCACCAAAAAGAGGCAGGAGGTGCCACCCGAGGTTGTGTCAAACGAAGGGCATACATCCCAAGAACTATATGCCACTGAGGCGAgcgaggatgaagtggaggtcctgCCCGAGGACATCTCGCTCGGTAAAGAGTGGGTGAGGAAGATGAATGCGGGGATGGACGCCGTGGAGATCTTTGGCCAACGCTTGGGGAAGGCGGAAGGCACCCTTAGCGTTCTTGAGGGGCACACTCTTGAAGAGATTGAGAGTATCCAAAATGACTTGGAGAGACGTACACAAACCGAGATGGAGCTAAGGAAAACCATCACTGCCTTATAGTGCAGACTCATGGAGACTTTGAGTACTATCGATGCTATGAAGGCAAATATAGAGTCACTCGAAGAGCATGTTAGTGCTGGCGTGACCGAGCAGCCAACAATGTTGTGGTGACGagggaggccaagatcgaggctcccaaacccccgatgttcaaaggtgttcgtgatgcaaaagaagtggaaaacttcctttagcacttggagaactacttcaAGCACGACAAAGTGAAGGACGATGAGGCCATGATCAATACTGCAGTGTTGTACTTCTCAGAGACTGCCATGCTATGGTGGAGAAGGAAGATGGCCGACATGGATAAAGGTCTATGTACTATTAACACGTGGGATCAATTCAAAGCCGAGTTCAAGCGATAGTTCTTTCCAAATAATGTCTTGTACGAGGCAAGGCGCAAGCATAGGGAGTTGAAGCAAACAGGGAGCATACGTGTCTATGTCAAGGAGTTCACTACCCTTATGCTTCAAATTCCCAACCTGGCCAATGATGACTTGTTGTTCCACTTCATGGACGGGTTGCAAAATTGGGCTAAGCAGGAGTTACAACGCCGACAATTCGCAAATATAGACCAAGCCATAGTGGAGGCCGAATCATTGATGGATTTTAGGCATGACAAGCATGACAAAGGGAAAGTCAAAGAATCAAAGTTTAACAATACCAAAGGTGGGGGAGACCGTAGCAAAGGCaaggagatacaacaacaatactacAAGACTCAAGATTCCAAAAGGTTGAGTGGCCGTCAGGGCTATGCCGAGAAGAAGGCGCAGGCCGAGAAGAAGGGATATTACATATGTGAAGGGCCGTACAGCTTCAGGAATTGTCCCGACCTAAAGAGCCTCAGTGCCATGGTCCATGAACGGAAGGAGAAGCTGCAAGCAGAGAGTTCGAGAACAGCATAGTTGGGTATGATCGGATTATGTGATGCCGTCACGAAGCAAGCTATACAACCTACCGAGAATGGCAATCAGTACGTGGatctcatcatcaacaacaagccTGCTCGTGCAATGGTGGATACTGGAGCAACTCATAATTTCGTGACTGAGGCTGCCGCAAAGAGACTAGAATTGAAGCTTGCTCCAACCAACTCTCGCGTCAAGACTGTGAATGCCGAGGTACAGAATGCTCGTGGGGTAGCTAATGGAGTTGGTGTCAAATTGGGAACTTGGAAAGGTATGACAAACTTTACTGTAACCGCTATGGATATCTTTGACATCATATTGGGGCAAGAGTTCTTTAGACATTGTCATACTTTGATCAACCCCTACCTCCAACATCTCTTGGTTATGGAGCGAGAAGGAGCTTGCATGGTACCTACAGTGACTATGCCACACGGACAGATCCAAGCACAACTCTCAGCTATGCAGGTTATCAAGGGGATCAAGAAGGGGGAGCCGATGTTCGTGGCAACCATTACAAGTCTGGAGGAAGACAAGAGTTTTCAAGAGACATCGCCGCCTTGCATAGAGAAGTTGCTTGAGAAAAACAAAGACGCCATGCCCGAGAAGTTACCTAAGTATTTGCCTCCTAGGCTAGAGGTGGATCACAAGATTGAGTTGGAGCCAGGGGCTAAGCCACCCGCATTTgccccatatcgtatggcaccgcccAAGCTAGAGGAGCTCGGGAAATAATTGAAAGAGCTGCTAGATGCTGGTCATATTTGCCTATCAAAGGCACCTTTCggtgcaccagtattgttccagaagaagaaggatggatcactACGCTAGTGCATAGACTATCGagcacttaataaggtcacatTGAAGAATAAGTGCCCGATCCCGCTCATTGTTGACTTGTTCGATAGACTTGGGCAAGCTAAGTATTTTACCAAGGTGGATCTTCGCAAGGGCTACTACCAAGTTCGCATTGCAGAAGGGGATGAGCCAAAGACAGTATGTGTGACGAGATATGGAGCCTTTGAGTGGTTGGTGATGCCCTTCGGCTTAACCAATGCACCggccacattttgcacccttatgaacaagatttttcatccctaccttgatcagttcgTGGTAGTCTACCTAGACGATATAGTCATCTACAGCAACACCTTGGAGGAGCACATGGAGCACTTAAGAAAAGTTTTCCAAGTCTTGCGGGAGAATGAGCTATACATCAAGAGGGAGAAATGTGAGTTTGCACAATCAAAGGTGCACTTCTTAGGCCATGTTATTAGCAATGGCGAGCTACACATGGACGAGGCTAAGGAACGTGCTATCACGGAGTGGGAGGCACCTATAAAGGTAACTGATTTGAGATCCTTCCTTGGACTTGTTAACTACTATCGTCGGTTCATCAGTGGCTACTCAGCAAAGGCCGCACTATTGACCGAGTTGCTAAAGAAGAACAAGCCATGGGTTTGGACGGAGCATTGTCAAAGGGCGTTTGAAGACCTCAAGGCAGTTGTAACAGAGGAGCCAGTCTTGGCATTACCTGACTTTGCCAAGACATTTGAGGTACATACCGATGCCTCGGATTTTGCCATTGAaggtgtcttgatgcaggataaGCATCCCATAGCATTTGAGAGATGCAAGTTAAATGAGACGGAGCGGCGTTACACGGTGCAAGAGAAGGAGATGACCGCCATTGTGCATTGCCTTCGTACATGGAGACATTATTTTCTCCGGTCGAGGTTTTTGGTCAAGACCGACAATGTAGCTACTAGCTACTTTCAGACGCAGAAGAAGCTTACCCCAAAACAGGCTCGGTGGCAGGATTTCTTGGCCGAATTTGATTATGTGCTGGAGTATAAGCCGGGCAAAGGTAACgttgtagccgatgccttgagccgaAAAGCCGAGCTTGCTGCAATCACTTCAACAAGATGGGACATTCGCGAGGCTATAAAAGAAGGCATGCAACATGATCCAGCAGCCAAACAACTTATCGAGTTAGCCAACCAGGGCAATACAAGACATTTTTGGGTCGAAGACGGCCTACTACTTACCACAGGTCGGTGGGTGTACGTGCCTAAGTTTGGAGACATTAGATGGCGGATCATAAGGGAGAATCATGACACAATGTGGGCTGGTCATCCAGGCCAACGTCGCACTAGGGCCTTTGTTGAGTCAGTCTATTATTGGCCACGCATGCGAGATGATATAGAGTGTTATGTGCAGACTTGTCTTGTTTGTCAACAGGACAAGGTTGAGCAACAAAAACCAGGAGGACTTTTGGAGCCACTACCAGTTGCAGAACGTCCATGGGAGAGCGTGACTATGGACTTTATCACTTGCCTACCGAAATCCGACGGTTATGGTACTATTATGGTGGTGGTGGATAGGTTTTCCAAATATGCTACCTTCATGCCCGCCTCACCAGGTTGCACTGCCAAGGAATACGCCAAACTATTCTTTAAGAACGCGgtgaagtattggggcttaccaagGCATATTATCAGTGATCGAGACCCCCGCTTTACTAGAAACTTTTGGAGAGAGTTATTCGACATACTTGGCACGGAACTGCACTTTTCCACTAGTTTCCACCCACAGACGGATGAACAAACAGAATGGGTCAATGCCTTACTAGAATGCTACTTGAGGCATTATGTAAGCGCGCATCAGAAAGATTGGGCAAGGCTCCTAGACATCgcccaattctcttataacttGTAGCGGAGTGAGTCCACGGGGCGGACACCATTTGAGCTAGCCACAGGCCAACAACCACAAACTCCACATTCATTACCAGTCGCGTTCGAGAGAAAGAGTTTGGGGGCTTATCATATGGCCAAAGGATGGGAGGAGCAGCTTGACACTGCTAAGTCCTACTTGGATAAGACAGctaagaaaatgaagaagtttGTGGACCGTAAGCGGCATCCCACGGACTACAGATTTGAGGACATGATCATGGTGAAGTTTAACCCAAGACAGTTCAAGGCATTATggggcatgcatcagaatttgattcacaagtatgaggggccatttaagatcgtcgccaaggtaggcaagatctcatacaagcttgacatgccatcatatcttaagatctaccctGTCTTCCATGCCAGCATGCTTAAGTCATATCATGAAGACAAGGATGATCCAAGTAGGGGCCAATCAAGTCGAGCGCCTATTACTATCACCGCCTCACACGACCAGGATATTGAGGCTATTATTGATTACCAGGCCAGGCGAAAACAAGGGGAAAAAAGCCACCGCAATGTTCCTCACCCATTGGAAGGGGAAATCTCTTGAGGAGGCCACGTGGGAACGATATGAAGACTTATGGCAATTCAAAGATAAGATCCGAAAGTTTATGCAGCAACATTGCTCCGCGGTCGTCGCAACATTAGGTGGGGGAGAGTGTGACGACCCGCCATGTCACCATGCCACATAGgcaccatttggcatatattaataccatatggaagcttacataggagaAAAGCTagtatttgtgagaagattctagagaagtatggacatttcctttggaagatccTAGATACTTATGGATTTGCTAAGAAAGTCCTTTGAATCTTCTAgacttgtagagaattctagagaaagcccttatcttgtaaatattaaggacttgtgtaacaattaatatttacacactagcccctaggagactagtatataaagggggccattcatttgtaatttatcaagcaaacaattcaagttctctctaatacaaagctttcTTTAATAATTCTCTtatgttctttctaccattctcttagcgatcttgagtgtaataaggctgacttggcatagcaagaacgtgaacaagttgtgcaagatcgtgagcgagttatcaagtgccgcacgtgtacTTACTTAACTACTAAGGACGTGACACTAAGCCCAAGTCTGATCAAGAAGAGATTGCTATAATTGGTTTAGGAGTTTTAAATAAATGTCTATGTATGACTTGTTTGGAAGATGATAAGGGGGGTCTTGCAATATTGGTCATGAAGGATTACGGAGTAAAAGAATCATGGACTTCCTTATTTTTCATAAGGAATATAGAATTAAGAAGTCTTTTTTATGGATTTGTAGCGTCTTTTTCCTGACAGAGAATGGAGAATTAGTTTTGATAATAGAGGATCATGAAAAAAAAGGTATTGTATACAATCTTAAGAATGATAAAATGAGAGACATTGTCGTCGAGGGAGAGGTTATATGTTCCCCCATTATTACCTATGTCGAAAGCTTGATCTCGCCGGAGGAATACTACTGGAGTGAGGAGCAGCACAAATTGTTTGGACAGCCATTGGAAATTACCCGTTTTTTTAATGATGACAATTAGCATAAATGGCTTTTGGAGTGATGGATTTAAGCTCTGTTTCATATTCCTTCCTAGTTCATTCTATGCATAAGAAAGAAAGTACCCTATTGGTATTACATGAATTGTGTAACTTTTTAATGTGtgaaatatagtattttctttaaattaaacaaaaaaaaaaggtgcTTAAGCCCTGAAGTGAGGCGCTAAATATGTTGAGCGCTTCACCTCGCTTAGCTGGCACTTCAGTATCGTCTTCAAGGCTTTAAGGCATATTGTTTCTTGCAAATGAGTGTAATCGTAATGAAGCTacactaaacaattgatattttactttattataaaaaaaattaaaatttctttCTCCTTATATATGTTATTTTTACTTATAATTGTTAGTCTTAGACTACACATACATATTTGTAATGTTTCTCCTTTTGcccttttttttaattaaagtcCAGATTTGGCGTTTATGGGTTCCTACCATAATCTAAAATTAATATGAAATAATAATTTGGTTCACAGTTAGATATTTACAGTATTTAgtaaatttcttaatataaatGCAGGGTCTATGCAAAAGTTAttgggttcccgggaacccatATTTAATGCTCTAGGCCCGTCACTGTTAAAGCCCACACTTTATTTATTAAAGCCCCAACGGACCTTAGAGTTTTTTTGTGCTTTTCGCCTTTGATTAACAATGGTAACTTTCTTTGCGAGCTCAGCTATTGGGATTGCACGTGAAAGATTGTTGTAGTGTATATTTGACTGGTCATTTTTATATATTATCTGTCAACTGTAATTGTATTACTTTTTCTCCTTGCTTGTGAGATCGTACTTTCAGCTGTTTTTGTTTACTACTATGTGATACTCCAAATTATGTATTATTTAGCAAGCTATTGTCAATAAAAGAATGTTAAGTAGTagaagaggaagaggaggaggaagaggaagaagaggaagaagaagaagaagaagaagaagaaacctgAAATTGTTTAAACAGTGGGTACAAGTTAAATGGGAGtaaccaaatagggcgccccaaccacacttcttgcttctcaacactcccccccccccccaagttgATCTTTAGTTGGAATGTACTCTCTCTTAACTAACCCCTTTTGAATCTTTTCCCTTATGAAATGACAGTCAATTTCGATATGTTTAGTCCTTTCATGGAAGACTAGGTTTGACgctatttgaattgttgctttaCTATCAGTGAAAATGCTTACAGGCAATTCTACCTTAACTCCAATGTCTTTGTTCAAGCCAAGAATCCATATGAATTCTGCTATAGTAGATGCAATACTTCTGTACTCTAACTCAGTAGCGCTTCTTGATATGGTActttatttctttgatttccatgATACTAGTGAGTCCCCCAACTTAATCATGAATCCAGTTACAGACTTCCTGGTGAATGGACACGCTGCCTAGTCAGTATCACAATATGTTGTGATTGTATGCTTCTTATTACTTGACAATAGGATGCCTTGACCAGGCTAACTCTTCACATATCTTACTATCCTTTGAGCTTCTTCAATGTGTGACTTCTTAGAGTTTTGTAGAAACTGACTTAGTGTATGCACACTAAAATAAATGGCAAGTCTTGTGACTGTTAAGTACAGGATCTTTCCCATAAGTCTCTAATATCTTCTAGGATCATTCAACATATAGTCATCAGTTGTTTTGGCAGCCCCTACATGCTCATCATATTCACTTGTAGTGAGCTTCATATTTGGTTCAAGTGGGGTGTTTGCAGGCTTAGCAGCTCCCAAACCCATATCAGAGATGAGTTCTAATGCATATTTTCTTTGGTGCATGAGAATACCTTATTGTGACCTGGCAAACTCAATGccaagaaaatattttaggtCTCCTAAGTCTTTCATCTCGAAAGCTTGGTGTAGTATTTTCTTGGTATCTTCAATCAGCTGCAAATTTGTACCAGTAAGTagtatatcatccacatatagtaAGATAGTAATAGTCTCATTTCCAGTTCCTTTGACAAATAGGGAATGATCATAGTGACTCTGATTGAAACCAAACTGTAACAATGTCGATGATATCTTGACATTCCACTGCCTTGGAGCTTGCTTTAGCCTATACAAGGATTTCAAGAGTCTGCAGGCTGGCCTTAACTCCTCCTGACTCTTAAATCCTTGTGGCGGAGTCATGTAAATCTCATCATGTAGATCCCCCTGCAGGAAAGCATTGTACATATCCATTTGATGGATGTGCCAATgtgcagcagcagcagcagcaataGAGAGAATAGTCCTGACAGTCACCATTTTGACTACAGGAGAGAAAGTCTCTTTATAGTCAATACCTTCCTTTTAGCTATAGCTTTTGGCAACCAACCGAGCCTTGAATCTTTCAACCTCCCCTGAAGCTTTGTATTTCATCTTATAGATCCACTTACAACCTATAAGTTTCTTACCCTCATGCAAGCTTACCACAAATCATGTGTGATTGTCTTCAAGAGCAGTAATTTCAGCCTTCATTGCCTCTACCCATTTTGGATCTTTAATAGCTTCCTCATAGGAAGAAGGTTCAACTATAGTTGAAGTGGCTTCAATATAAGTCTGATACTTAGGAGATAGTGTGTCATAGGACAAGTAGTTTGAGATAGCATAGGGAACATCTTTGTGATTGTTGAGAGAAACAAAGTCTTTCATCCAAATGGGAGGTTGTTTAGTTCTAGTGGACTTCCTCAGTGTAGGATTAGTGTCTTGTGTAACTAAATATACAGAGGTGCTCTGTGAACTGGTGGTGGTGTCAACACATCTGGATCTAATAGGATTTCCCACATCAGGTGACTGACAGACCCTCTGTGTGAGATCTTCATTCTCCACCTCTATAGCTGCAGGATCATTGAGGGTGTGAGCAATCCCAGGAGGTTCAGAGTGATATGAACTAGAATGGGAATCAACAAATAAAGGTGGTGGAACAGATTTGGTGCTGGAAAATGGGAACACTTCCTCTCTGAATGCCACATCCTTGCTAACAATAAAAGAATGAGAAGTAAGGTCATACAAGATATAGCCCTTTTGAGTAGGAGAATATCCCATATGTACTGTAGGGTTAACTCTGGATAAAAGCTTGTCTGCCTCATGGACCTGTTTTGCATAACATAAGAAGCCAATTACTCTTAAGTGGCCAAGATCAGGCTTCTTAGCATACAACCTCTCATAGGGAGAAACTTCATCCATAAGGGGAGAAGGCATTTTGTTAATGAGGTACACAGCTGCAAGGACACACTGCCTCCAAAACTTGATTGGTATATGTACTTGGAACCTAATAGCTCTGGTCACCTCTAGAATATATCTATGCTTTCTCTCAGCTACGCCATTTTGTTAAGGGGTGTAGGCACAAGTTCTCTGATGCACAATTCCAAGAGTCCTGAATAGACCTGCATAGATTGAATTAACAAACTATGTGCCATTGTAAGATCTGACTATCTTCATTATCTTTTGAAACTGAGTTTGAAGAAAGACAAGGAACTGTTGTAGCACAACACATATATCAGATTTGAGGCGTAAAAGAAAAATTCATGTCATTCTAGAGAAGTCATCAATAACTGTCAAGAAAAATCTGTTTCCATCAAATGTAGCAGTTTTATAAGGTCCCCATACATCAAGGTATATCAAGTAAAAATAAGTAGTACTCTTAATGCTAGTAGAAGGAAATGGCACTCTAGTTTGCTTAGCACAAAGGCAAACACTGCACTTATTTAGTGTAACTACTATGCTTTCCAAGCTGAGTGGCAGTAGTTTCTTTAGTACTTTAGTTGATACAGGGCCAAGCCTTCAATGCCATAGAGTTATATCTACAGCTTCTCTTCCTTGAGCTGCTAGTGTAAATGCCTTAATGGTTCTTGCATTATGTTTGAGCAATAGGTACAACCCATTATCCTCCTTACCAATCGCCTTCACCTTCCTATTGGAGAAATCCTGAAACACATAAAAATCAGGATAGAAGTAGGCAGAACACCATAGATCCTTGGTTGCCTTAGACATTGATAGAAGGTTATACTTGAATTGTATATGAAATACATTCATGAGGCAGTTATTAGCGGATATAGAACTAGTTCCAATATAAGCTACATGAGTAATGTCTCTATTTGGTAGAAACACTTTCTTAGGCACAATAGGTTCACTAATTGAATACTTATTGATCAAGTTAATATCAGTTACCATATGGTTTGTGGCTCCTGTATCAATGATCCAATCTGGCTTACTATCAGACACCAAGAAAATACTACTTTTACCTGTTGTATTGGCACTAGCAGTTGAAGGGGAAACCTTGTGCAAGAGTTGTACAATTTGATCATACTGCTCTTTGGTAAATGTACATGCACCAAGTTGAGGGTTCTGATTCTGAAAACCTAGATGAGTGGCTTGAACCTCTCTTTGAGCAGGCTGAGTCTCCATGTACTGACCAGTCACCTGAGCTGACATTTTTTGAGTTGGAGAATGTACATGGATTGAACTAGTTTCAGTTATTGCATTGTATGCACTAGAGCCACCAACTCCCCCTTTCTTCTTGTATTTGAAGTCTGATGGATACCCTACTATTTTGTAATAATTTTCCTTTGTATGTCCTTTCATCTTACATACCTCATAGTAGAGATTATAATTTTTTCTAAACTTTTGATTTCCTCTAGTTTTAGAGCTATACAAAGCAGTAGAATCATATCTTCCTGAGTTTATATTAGGAGGGGAAACACCCAGAATACCAGAGTTAGCAACAATAGCCTTTTGGTTTTCATCACTCATAAGCATAGCATATGCTTGATTCACAGTAGGTAATGGGGACATGAGTAAAATCTGACTTCTAGCTTGATAGTTGGCATTTAAGCCCATGGGAAATTGATACAGCTTCAGTCTTTGGAGAAACACCACAAAATCTTTAGACTTAGGGCAGTCACAACCAGGTAGTGGCACTAATGCCTCAAATTCATCCCACAGATCTTTTAATTTTGAGTAATAAGTAGAAACGGATAGAGTACCTTGAGTTAGGGTTGCAATGTCAGTATGTAAATTGAAGGATCTAGAGCCATCAACTTTATCAAATCTCTCACGTAACTCCTCTCAGACTGTCTGAGCATTCATAGTATATGCAATTCCACTAATCAAGTTCTGAGCAACATAATTCATTAACCAGGACAGTACTATTGCATTGCACCTATCCCACTGGTACCAATACTTCTCACGAAATCGTTCCCTCTTCCACTTGCCATCTACCATTCCTAGTTTGTTACGACCGAGTAGAGAAATTCGCATTGATCGATACCATAAGGAATAGTTATCCGTACCTGTCAATTGAAAAGAAATT from Nicotiana tomentosiformis chromosome 11, ASM39032v3, whole genome shotgun sequence encodes:
- the LOC138901063 gene encoding uncharacterized protein, coding for MVDTGATHNFVTEAAAKRLELKLAPTNSRVKTVNAEVQNARGVANGVGVKLGTWKGMTNFTVTAMDIFDIILGQEFFRHCHTLINPYLQHLLVMEREGACMVPTVTMPHGQIQAQLSAMQVIKGIKKGEPMFVATITSLEEDKSFQETSPPCIEKLLEKNKDAMPEKLPKYLPPRLEVDHKIELEPGAKPPAFAPYRMAPPKLEELGK